ACGCGCACGTCGTCGCCGGGGGCGGTCAGGGGCACGAAGACGGCCTGGCCCTCGTGGCGGGCCAGTCCGGTGCCGCCGGTGACGAGCTTCTCGATCCTGAGATCCAGGATCGGGGGAACCGTCGCGGCGTCGGGGGTTTCCCCGGCGGGATGATCTGGGCGCTTGTCATTCATGGTGCCGCTAAACTAGCATGGCACCCGGGCACTTCCAAACGGAGCTTTCGCCCGGGATCGCCACGGAGGGCCGGTTTGAACGTGCGCATCGCGATTTCCCTGCTGCTGGCCGCCCTGGCGGCGGCGGGCGGGTGCGCGCCCAAGCGGGTCGGGCCCACGGGGGTGGTCGATGCGCCTCCCGAGCCGGCCCGGACCCATTCCCGCCTCGAGACCGCGGCCGACACCGCCTCCGGGCCCGCCGACCCGGCGCCGCCCGTGGTCCTCCCCGCCGCCGATGACGGCGAGCCCCTGCCCGCCGACGTGCTGCCCGCCCCGGAGCCCCTGGCCCGGGCCGGCCTCGACGCCTTTCCGGCCAAGCGCACGCCCCCGGCGCCCGACGCCGCCCTCGGCCACCGGGCCGTCGACCTGGCGCGGGCCCAGCTCGGCAAGCCCTACCAGTGGGGCGCGGCCGGTCCGGACCGCTTCGACTGCAGCGGCCTGGTGCAGTACGTGTACGCCAACCTGGGCGTCTCCCTGCCGCGGGTCTCGAGCCAGCAGGCGGGCGAGGGGGTGCACGTCGACCGCAAGGACCTCGCGCCCGGCGATCTCGTCTTCTTCCGCCTCACCGGCAACCGCATCGACCACGTGGGCATCTACGTGGGCAAGGGCAAGTTCATCCACGCCCCGAACAAGCGCCGGCCGGTGCAGATGGACAGCCTGAACGACTCCTGGTGGCGCCGCAAATTTAAGGGCGGCAGACGCGTCGGCTGACGGCTATAGTGGTGCGCATGCCGCACGCCGCCCCACCATGCCGCATCCCGTCGCGGGCCCTTCGCCGAGGGCCCGTCGTGTTGGCGTGGCTGGTTCTGGCGGCGCTGGCGGGGGGCGCCGTGGCGCCCGCCCGCGCGGCCGCCACCGCTGCCGCTCCCGTCGACACCGTCCGCGCCACCCACTGGGGCCCGCTGCCCGCCCGCACCGATTCGACCAGCGCCGTCTTTCGCGAGCAGCCGCGGCCGGCCTGGGAGACGGCCGTGCTCGTGCCCTACTGGGTCGTGGGCATCCCGTTCCGCATCGTGTACGGCATCGGCGACTTCACCATCAAGAAGATGGACGCGTGGGGCCTCTTCGGACGGCCCGGCGACTATCCGGGCCTGAAGGGGCCTTTCGGCACCTACATCATGCCCAGCCTGAGCATCAACGACCTCGAGGGCACGGCCCTGGGCGTCGACGTGCGCCGACCCGACTTCCTCGGCGCCGGCAACATGCTCTTCCTGCGCGCCGACCGCTCCACGCGGCGGGCCGGGGCCTACGCCGGCGGCGCCCTCTTCCACCTGGGCGACACCTGGCAGCTCGAGACCGGCGGCGGCTTCGAGTCGGTGAACCAGGCCAAGTACTACGGCGTCGGGCCCTACTCGTCGGACGCCGACCTCAGCTACTACTACCGCAGCACGTCGTGGGGCGGCTTCGACCTGAACCGCGACGTCGGGGCGTCGGCGCGGCTGGGGGTGCGCACCTACTACTCGCGGGTCAACGTGCGCGAGCCGAGCTACAACACGGGCGAGTCGGTGGGCAACGTCCACGCGGGCGATCTGCCCTTCGGCTATCCGGGCCAGTCGAGCGGCTGGACCCTGCGCCTCGGCCTCGACCGCGACAACGCCGAACAGACGGGCCGGCCGCGCTACGGCGGCTACCAGTCGGGCGGGCTGTCGCTCTTCCAGGCCACCGACTCGTCCGAGGTGAGCTACCTCCTGTGGCACGGCAACATCGAGAAGTTCATCCGGCTGTGGCACACCGACCGCACCCTGGCCGTGCGCGTCTTCGGCAACCGCATCTCGAGCCTGGGCGAGGGGGCGATCCCGTTCTCGCGCCTGGTCACGTTCCAGCGGCCGGACGAGCTGCGCGGCTTCACCTCGCTGCGTTTCTACGGCCTGGGCTCCGTCGGCGTGAGCGTCGAGTACCGCTGGCCCGTGTGGGTGGCGCGCGGCCGCGACGACCTGGGCGTCGACGCGTACCTCTTCTCCGATTCGGGGCAGGTCTTCAACCACACGGCGGAGATCAGCCTCGACAACTGGGAATTCACCGGCGGCGTGGGCCTGCGCCTCGTCGACGCCGGACGGCACCTGGCGGCCCGTTTCGAGTTGGGCCTGAGCGACGAGGATCTCGTGGTCCGGCTGAAGTTCAGCCAGACCTTCCAGTACAACCCGAGGGGCTTCCTGCATGGCAAGAATCCGACGAAGATCCGCTGACGGGGCGCGCCCCGCGGGGGCGCCTCGGCGGATGAACAGGCGGTCGGCCGCGGGGCCGCTGCTGGCCGTGCTCGTCACGCTGGCCGCGGGTGTCGCGGCGGCGCGCGCCCCGTTGAGCGAGGATCCGGTCGTGTGGTACGCGGCCGACGACGCGCCCGTGCCCGTGCCGGAGTTCGCCGAGCCGGGCCTGATCCCCTACGCCGTGGACAGCTTCCTGGCCCGGCCCTTCAGCCGCTTCTGGAATCCGGGCCGCCTCTGCCGGCGCATCGGCACCGGCGACTCGGCCCGCGACGCCGGCGACATCAACGCGCTGGACGAGGTGGTCGACTCGGCCTGGTTCACCAACCGCATGGGCGTGCGCCACCTCGACCACGGCGAGCTGGTGGCGGGGCCGGCCTTCGGGCTGCCCACCGCCGACGGGCCCGATCGCAGCGCGCCCTGGATCATCGTCGGGGCCAAGACGGCCGGCGTGACGCCGGGCTTCCGCATCCGGGACGCGCGCGGCGACACCTGGCTGCTGAAGTTCGACCCGCCCAGCCATCCGGGCATGACCATTCGCGCCGGCGTGATCACGAACCTGCTCTTCCACGCCATCGGCTACCACACGCCCGTCGACAGGCTGGTCGACTTCGACCGCGCCGACCTGCGCGTGGGCGAGGGCGCGAGCATGAAGATGGGCCGCCTGGGCGACGTGCCGCTCACCGAGGCGAACCTCGACTCGATCCTCGTGGCCACCAACTCGGTCTTCGGCGGGCGCTACCAGGCCCTGGCGAGCCGCTATCTCGACGGCATCCCCGTCGGGCCCTTCGACGACCAGGACGTGCGCTCCGACGACCCCAACGACCTCGTGAAGCACGAGAACCGGCGCACGCTGCGGGCGCTGCAGGTCTTCGGCGCCTGGGTGAACCACTTCGACACCAAGATGCACAACTCCCTCGACATGTACGTGGGCGAGCCGGGCGCGGGCCACGTGGTGCACCACCTGATCGACTTCGCCTCGACCCTCGGCGCCTACGGCGACACGCCCGTGCGCCGCTTCGGCTACGAGGCCGGCATCGACGTCTTCCCGAGCCTGGGCCGGTTCGTCACCCTCGGTCTCGTCGAGGACACCTGGGTGGCGCTGGAACGACCGGAGGGCCTGGACGAGATCGGGCTCTTCGACGTGGCCACCTTCGAGCCCGACCGCTGGACACCCGACCTGCCCCACAGCGCCATGGCCAACCTGAACCGCCGCGACGGCTACTGGGCGGCGAAGGTCGTCTCGGCCTTCTCCGACCGCGACCTGCGCCTGCTCGTGGAGCAGGGCCGCTACGAGGATCCGGCCGCGGCCGAGTTCATGATCGCGACCCTGGCCGGGCGCCGCGACAAGATCGTCCGCTACTGGTTCGGGCACGTGCCGCCCCTGGACTTCTTCCGCAGCGAGGGCGGCGCCGTGGTGTGCAGCGACCTGGCCGTCGAGCGCGGGTACGCCGCGCCCGGACGGCGCTACCGCTGGCGCCTGGTCGCCGCCGACGC
This bacterium DNA region includes the following protein-coding sequences:
- a CDS encoding C40 family peptidase, coding for MVLPAADDGEPLPADVLPAPEPLARAGLDAFPAKRTPPAPDAALGHRAVDLARAQLGKPYQWGAAGPDRFDCSGLVQYVYANLGVSLPRVSSQQAGEGVHVDRKDLAPGDLVFFRLTGNRIDHVGIYVGKGKFIHAPNKRRPVQMDSLNDSWWRRKFKGGRRVG